The genomic segment TTGCTCTCAGGGTGTTGTGCATCCACGGCAGCAAGCTTGGGCAGTGTTTTGGGGCCATGCGTGGAGACGCGTGCTGCGGTGGGCAGTAAGGTGGGAGCAGAGCGGAGCAGCTCCTGCGGTGGGGGGAGCTGCAGAGCGATGGGGTGATGCCAGCCCAGGACCGCAAGAAGCGGCGGAAGGCAGAGGTGACCGGGAGGAAGAAAAGTGGATGCCTGGGGTTGGAAGCGGGGCAGCCCCCTTCTGCAGGTCCCCAGActgtggtggtgtgctgcacATAGGACCCCGACTGCCAGCCCAGGGAGCAGGCAggtccttgtccctgtcccacacGGCTGCAGGGAGACCCCAGCTGCTTTTGCCAGCAGGACCCGACTCTGTGGCAGCTGGGACCAAGACTTGCGGTGCAGTGCTGCTCGTGAACCCTCGTGCCTGGGAAGCGCTGGGGGAAGCAGTGAGCTCCACACCAAGCTGGCGTGTTGGGGCAGGCTCCCCCCTGGGGACCAGCGCTGCCTTGCTCCCGGCTGGACCAGTGCACCAAATTTCCTGCCCAGCCTGTTCTGGGACATCAAAAAAGCCACCGGAGGCGTTGGCTGGTGCTGTGCCAGGAGACATGGCCCCCGGGGCCGCAGGCCGTGGCGGGTAGATACCATCAGCACCACGGGGCACTAAGCTGGAAGGGCCAGCACCGCCGGGAGAAAGGAGGTACGTGAGAAACGGCCACGCCAGCACCCCGAGACAGCCACCAGCCGCTGCGCCCCAGCACGGGTGCTCCTGCAGCGTGAGCCGGAGCTCTGGCCCAGGCACTGCACCAGCCCCGGCATGTGGCATCACAGCCTGGACGTTGCCTCGCAGAATGGTTCCGGCGAGGAGGTTTGCTGGTGTGGTGGGAACGCTGCTGGGGGCAGCCAGACCAGCCAGGGGCTCGCTGCAAAGCACTGGCAGGGCCATTGCCCGCGGCTGGCAGCAAGCCAGGGCGAAGTCTGATGGATGAACAGACACAAAGGGCTCCAGCGCTGCCCGCAGCAAAGGTAGCTGTTCGCCTGTCCTGGATTTCCCTTTGTGCCTCTTGCTCGAGAGCTGAGctctttgtgctgctgagaaCAGTCTCCAGGCTTAGAGGAGGGAGGTGGCCCACGGAAAGGGCTGTCACCAAGCAGGATGTGGGACCCGTCCCCTGGAGTTGCGGCTGGCACGCAGGCAGAGGGGCCTGGCAGGGGGCtgtgtccccagcacccctcaTGGAACTGGTCCCGCAGCAGTGCCAGTACAGCCCCCTCCGCCGTCCCCACAGCAAGACAAAGGCGGCACAGAGCAGAGGGTGAAACCAGAGCCCTTTATTTGTGTCCTCGCAGGAGCAGAGGGCGGAAGAGCCCAGcgcaggcagagcagctgctgagcttgagccagaggagggggcagaggaaaagaaaaggaaaaggagagcagGCCCCGAGCATGGTCAGTGCCGAGGCAGCCCGGGTTGAGCCTGGCTGTGCTGCCCGCGGGGCTGTGCCTCGTCGGCCGGGGGAGGAAGGCATTCTGTGTCCTGTGCAGCCGTGggggaacagctctgctgccgGGATGGCACAACTACAGTGCCACTTGGATTATTGCTTAGAGAAATGGATCCGCATTTGGGTTATGGCTTAGAGAAACAGATCCACattgcagcagggaggccccTGGGAAGACGGGAGAGGTGGGCAGGGGCCTGGTGGGGGgaggcagctccctgcctgctagTGGAAGGCACAAATTGGTACCgagggcagagaggggctgtgctctgtgcagcGTGGCCCCCAGCCAGGAGCACCTCTGTGTGCCTCCCCCCACCCACAGAGCTGGCCTTGGTTTGCATAAGGAGTTAAAATCCGATCCTGGGAGAGCAGAGCGGCTGCAGGCAAGGCAGCTTCCCAGGGCCCCACCTCTGCAGGCTGCCATCTCGCCTGCCAGGCATgaaaggggagcaggagggtgTCCTGCCTAAGGCACTGTGTGGCACTCGTGGAGCTGGTGAGGAGCGGggcctctgctgctctgctcgCTAAAAGAGGAAATGTCTGAGACCATGAAGAGCTGCAACAGCCAGAGGAGAAGTTCTGCTGGAGAACCGCAGGGCTCTCACAGGACGATCTTGAAGGAGCTGCAAGAAACAGGACAGGTTCTGCACCTCCTCGCTGGGTCACATGCAAGTAGTTTGTGAGTGCCCAGTGCTACCGGGAGGCAGCATTACTCTGCATGGGAGAGGCTCCCTGCAGAGTTAGCATGGGATGCAGTTCCCTCTGCTGTTATGGGAGGCCTTGTACAGGGTAGCCTTGCCTTACGGCCACTGAGAGCTCTGCCCCAATGCCAGCACACCCATCGGCGTGGGCGACCCCCCCAGACAGGCCCCCCAGGACAAGCTGTGCCGCTGGAGATCACGGTACCTGGCGAAGTCTGGGGAGCGGGAGACGACGTGCTGGAACTCCGAGAGGTTGATGGTGCCATCCTTGTCAATGTCGGACTCCTCCAGGAtctggaggggagggaaaggcaaGTAGTGAGCTCTGTGGCCGGGACTGTGCAGCGGCCCGTGCCTGGCCTGACAGTTCTCACATTTTGGATGAGCTGCTCCATCTCCGCGTTGCTCAAGCGGGACTCCTCGCCTTGCCCCGTCAGACAGttcaccagtttctccaggtCCTTTCTGTCCAGAGTCCCATCGTCATCAAAGTCTTTGGGGAGAGGAAAGTTATGTTTCAGCAGGGCCACAGCAACCCCAGAGTCACAAGCACCTGCGCTTGTTGAAGAGAGGGCCTGGGTGACCTGAGGACACAGCAGGCTCCGCACCGCACCTCTCGGTGCACGTCACTGCGCCAAACCAGCAGTTCCCACAGGGAGTTCCTAAAGCCACCATCCCCATGTGCGCTCCGAGGACATTGCCAGCCCTCGCAAACAAGGATTCGTCCTTGCTCCCCGCCGCGAGGTGCATGTCCCCAGGACACGGCATCCGCCCCCAGCATTACCAAAGATGCGGAAGGCATAGTAGGATTTGATGTCCGAGGTAGCGGCGTCGCTGAAGACGCTCAGCATATCGAGGAAGTCTTCAAAGGACATGCTGTCGTCCCTATCATCTGAGGTGGAGAACACCTGGCAGATCCGGTGCTGGAAGGGGTTTGCCTGCCAACACAGGAACGGCTCAGGACAGGGCCGGGCAGTGCTGGGCCGGCTCCCTCGCGGCAGACACTGGCTGCAGGCTGGTGCCAACGCCGCGCACGAGCGGGTACCCCACTCTGCCGCCGGTCCATCGCACATGGCACAACCATGCCTGTCCTGTCCCTCCCCGGGACAGCAGCCCCGCACTGCGGGGATGTCTGGGATCCTCCGCAGAACGGTGGGGACAAGGAAGCTGTTTGTTGGCACAGCTGATGCCTGGTGAGTGAGCAGTTTTCCCAGGTGACTGCTGGAGCAGTACGTCGAGGGCAGAGCACCGGCACCGTGGTGGGTAAACAGGGCCCTGCCCAAACACGCCCAGACCCAGGGAGCAGCAGCGAGTCTCGCTGTCTGCCAGGCACCATACCCGCAGCTCAGGCAACGTCAGGATCTGGCTCTTGGGAACCCGCGCGAAGCAGGcattctccctctcctcctttggCAGCAGTTCACTGAACCTCTTGTAGGCACTTGAAGAGGCAAGAACAAGAGACGCTCTGTGGCGTGAGCGGCGCGGGAGGCAGCCCTCTGGGCACGGGCGACGCAGGCAGCTCTTCCCAGCGCTGCGCAGAGGCGGACGGCCCGtttcccacagctccctgccagctgtGCGCAGGGCCGGCCCGGGACAGGAGCGAGCTGGCCTGGGTGCTCCCGCAGaggcagcgcctgcctccggGACCCCGACagcgggcagcggggaggggagccggccccgctgcctgcccaCCCAGGCGGCTGGGGCTTCAGAGGCGGGAAGAGCCGCCTCCGGGCCGGCCCCGCGCCCTGCACCAGCACCCCCGGACCTTTGCACCCCGGAGCGCGGCCGGCGGGGAAAGGCCCAGCCTGGGACCGGCAGCTCCCGCGCCTCGGCAGCGAAGGGGGGCCCCGCAGCAGGGCCGGGGCCCTCCACGCCCCCTCGGCAGAGGCGAAGCCCTCGTGGGGCccgaggggagcggggcccggggggagcggggcccggggggagcggggcccggggccggcACCCCATCCCCGCCCGCGGCGGTACTTACAGCAGGATCTCCTGCTTGCCCAGGAAGGTCAGCTCCTGCGGGGAGAGCGCAGGTCAGcacggggccggggggcggcgcgggcaCCCCAGCTGCGAGGGCCCTTGGCCTCGGCGCGCCTTCCGCCGCAGGGCCACGCCGTGCCGTGCcccgggcccggtgccggtgcccccGCACCTGGTACTCGCTCAGCGCCTCCCGCGGCAGCAGGCTGGCCGAGCCCCCCATGGCGGCCCGCGCCGCTTCCGCCTCGCACGTCAGTCTGCCGCTCCCATAGCAAcgccccgccccgggcctgCCCCGCCCAGCCGCACCGCGCAGCCCCGCCCTCGGCGCCGCGCGCacggggaggaggcggcggtCGGTGCCCGC from the Gavia stellata isolate bGavSte3 chromosome 13, bGavSte3.hap2, whole genome shotgun sequence genome contains:
- the CIB1 gene encoding calcium and integrin-binding protein 1; this encodes MGGSASLLPREALSEYQELTFLGKQEILLAYKRFSELLPKEERENACFARVPKSQILTLPELRANPFQHRICQVFSTSDDRDDSMSFEDFLDMLSVFSDAATSDIKSYYAFRIFDFDDDGTLDRKDLEKLVNCLTGQGEESRLSNAEMEQLIQNILEESDIDKDGTINLSEFQHVVSRSPDFASSFKIVL